One Aquarana catesbeiana isolate 2022-GZ linkage group LG06, ASM4218655v1, whole genome shotgun sequence genomic region harbors:
- the LOC141147581 gene encoding zymogen granule membrane protein 16-like, whose translation MLTILCVCFSLGSTAASKIQSRLSSYTGEFGAGGGTIFSYSSDQLNGQITGIRVRENPSHVLGIQLQYGGIWAPYYGSSSGTLFEVLLYRDENITQVSGKVASYVKELVFVTSCGRIFKFGQPSGTSFNDFPLFEGTVLRYISGRYTTSVLTSIGFHWGSQPGCYYCKDGSK comes from the exons ATGCTGACCATCCTGTGTGTGTGCTTCTCGCTGGGCTCCACAGCAGCATCAAAAA TTCAGTCGCGGCTCTCTTCCTACACTGGGGAGTTTGGAGCTGGTGGAGGTACTATCTTCTCCTACTCTTCGGATCAACTGAACGGGCAAATAACAGGCATTCGCGTCAGGGAGAACCCCAGCCATGTACTTGG gatccagctccAATATGGTGGCATCTGGGCACCTTATTATGGAAGCTCCTCCGGTACTCTTTTTGAGGTCCTGCTGTACCGTGATGAAAACATCACTCAGGTATCAGGGAAAGTTGCATCCTATGTAAAAGAGCTGGTCTTCGTGACAAGCTGTGGAAGAATATTTAAATTTGGGCAACCATCAGGCACAAGCTTCAACGATTTTCCACTGTTCGAGGGGACTGTACTACGCTACATTAGCGGGCGATATACCACCTCAGTCCTGACCAGCATCGGCTTCCACTGGGGCAGCCAACCCGGCTGCTACTACTGTAAAGATGGCTCCAAGTGA